In Flavobacterium sp. N1736, the following are encoded in one genomic region:
- a CDS encoding cupin domain-containing protein — protein sequence MKASKNFGIYAIAILGLIALLIPTNTQAQQNGIKRTDLQRHNLSISGIETVQARIDFDAHTAFGKHSHPGEEIIYVLEGSLEYEIEGEAPVILKAGEVLFVPAGKIHSAKNNTDKKASELATYIVEKGKPILVMKK from the coding sequence ATGAAAGCAAGTAAAAACTTCGGCATTTATGCAATTGCAATTTTAGGTTTGATTGCATTACTAATTCCAACAAATACACAGGCACAACAAAACGGAATAAAACGTACCGATTTACAAAGACACAATCTTAGTATTTCAGGAATAGAAACTGTTCAGGCACGTATCGATTTTGATGCTCACACCGCTTTTGGAAAACATTCTCATCCGGGTGAAGAAATCATTTATGTTCTCGAAGGTTCTTTAGAATATGAAATAGAAGGAGAAGCTCCGGTAATCTTAAAAGCAGGAGAAGTACTTTTTGTTCCTGCCGGAAAAATTCACTCGGCAAAAAACAATACAGATAAAAAAGCGTCAGAACTGGCAACTTATATTGTCGAAAAAGGAAAACCAATTCTGGTTATGAAGAAATAA
- a CDS encoding alpha/beta fold hydrolase: MKINIQRKKNISSLLLSKVVLIAVFFFTITQMSAQSESSLGTLKQINAGLLNVGYTEAGPANGNAIILLHGWPYDIHSYNEVVPILVAKGYRVITPYLRGFGTTRFLSDATFRNGQQAALASDIIALMDSLKIKKATIGGFDWGARTAVVMAALWPERLNGLVSVSGYLVVNLEANLKPLSPQAELGWWYQYYFATERGKIGYSQNTYEFNKLIWKIASPIWNFDKATYDQTAQSFNNPDHVAIVIHNYRWRQSLEAGESKYDSLEKRLAERPAIKVPTITIGSDFDGAFADGKAYASKFTGKYEHRILKGIGHNVPQEDPKSFAQAIIDVTK; the protein is encoded by the coding sequence ATGAAAATAAATATTCAACGCAAAAAAAATATTTCGTCATTACTGCTTTCAAAAGTAGTTTTAATAGCGGTATTTTTCTTTACAATAACACAAATGTCTGCACAATCAGAAAGTTCACTTGGAACATTAAAACAAATTAATGCAGGACTTTTAAATGTGGGTTATACCGAAGCCGGACCTGCAAACGGAAACGCAATAATCCTGCTGCACGGCTGGCCTTATGATATTCACAGTTATAATGAAGTGGTGCCCATTTTGGTCGCAAAAGGATATCGGGTAATCACACCTTATTTAAGAGGTTTTGGCACAACTCGTTTTCTTTCTGACGCAACTTTCAGAAACGGTCAGCAAGCCGCATTAGCAAGCGATATTATTGCTTTAATGGACTCCTTAAAAATTAAAAAAGCAACTATTGGCGGATTCGACTGGGGCGCAAGAACCGCAGTTGTTATGGCAGCACTTTGGCCGGAACGCTTAAACGGATTGGTTTCTGTAAGCGGTTATTTAGTAGTAAATCTTGAAGCCAACCTAAAACCATTATCTCCGCAAGCAGAATTAGGCTGGTGGTATCAATATTATTTTGCTACTGAAAGAGGGAAAATCGGCTACAGCCAAAACACGTACGAATTCAATAAACTAATCTGGAAAATAGCCTCTCCAATCTGGAATTTCGATAAAGCAACTTACGATCAAACAGCACAATCGTTCAATAATCCGGATCATGTGGCAATTGTAATTCACAACTACAGATGGCGTCAATCACTTGAAGCAGGAGAATCTAAATATGATTCTTTAGAAAAACGTTTGGCAGAAAGACCAGCAATTAAAGTTCCGACAATAACAATTGGAAGTGATTTTGACGGCGCTTTCGCAGATGGAAAAGCCTACGCCAGCAAATTTACAGGAAAATACGAACACAGAATTCTAAAAGGAATCGGACATAATGTACCGCAAGAAGATCCAAAATCATTTGCACAGGCAATTATCGATGTGACTAAATAA